In Ostrea edulis chromosome 6, xbOstEdul1.1, whole genome shotgun sequence, a single window of DNA contains:
- the LOC125647783 gene encoding uncharacterized protein LOC125647783 isoform X2, giving the protein MEDFLDIRSSPKLSSALLLTAAFVHVIGYSSTHWSDGGVFYTGLWKTCILTPTFHCLEDAYTAGWFGATQAFETIGLIAGFVGLILTILYIFVTQTAGNRVLFIIDLLAVGIAAGSTLLGVIIYGANASALSWSFALAVIAGLVYGVAGALMVIHLLKPNLVQG; this is encoded by the exons ATGGAAGATTTTCTAGACATTCGATCGAGCCCTAAGTTGTCGTCTGCGCTTCTGTTGACAGCGGCGTTTGTTCACGTGATCGGATACTCATCCACTCATTGGTCAGACGGGGGTGTGTTTTACACGGGACTGTGGAAAACGTGTATCCTGACCCCCACGTTTCACTGTCTTGAGGATGCTTACACGGCAG GTTGGTTTGGTGCTACCCAGGCCTTTGAGACGATCGGACTGATTGCTGGATTTGTTGGTCTGATACTAACCATCCTATACATCTTCGTAACCCAAACAGCTGGTAATCGAGTGCTGTTTATAATCGACCTCCTAGCGGTGGGAATAGCAG CTGGATCAACCCTCCTTGGGGTCATAATATATGGTGCAAATGCCAGCGCCCTCTCGTGGTCGTTCGCACTGGCGGTCATAGCCGGACTGGTATATGGTGTGGCCGGAGCCTTGATGGTCATCCATCTGCTCAAACCAAACCTCGTCCAGGGCTGA
- the LOC125647783 gene encoding uncharacterized protein LOC125647783 isoform X1 has protein sequence MEDFLDIRSSPKLSSALLLTAAFVHVIGYSSTHWSDGGVFYTGLWKTCILTPTFHCLEDAYTAAVLFHLIGFSTAYWTNRSSYVYSNHWGLWKSCRIYCSSMGTKSGWFGATQAFETIGLIAGFVGLILTILYIFVTQTAGNRVLFIIDLLAVGIAAGSTLLGVIIYGANASALSWSFALAVIAGLVYGVAGALMVIHLLKPNLVQG, from the exons ATGGAAGATTTTCTAGACATTCGATCGAGCCCTAAGTTGTCGTCTGCGCTTCTGTTGACAGCGGCGTTTGTTCACGTGATCGGATACTCATCCACTCATTGGTCAGACGGGGGTGTGTTTTACACGGGACTGTGGAAAACGTGTATCCTGACCCCCACGTTTCACTGTCTTGAGGATGCTTACACGGCAG CAGTTTTGTTTCATCTGATTGGATTCTCTACGGCCTATTGGACCAATCGTTCATCCTATGTCTATTCTAATCACTGGGGCCTGTGGAAAAGCTGTCGTATTTATTGCTCTTCAATGGGGACAAAATCCG GTTGGTTTGGTGCTACCCAGGCCTTTGAGACGATCGGACTGATTGCTGGATTTGTTGGTCTGATACTAACCATCCTATACATCTTCGTAACCCAAACAGCTGGTAATCGAGTGCTGTTTATAATCGACCTCCTAGCGGTGGGAATAGCAG CTGGATCAACCCTCCTTGGGGTCATAATATATGGTGCAAATGCCAGCGCCCTCTCGTGGTCGTTCGCACTGGCGGTCATAGCCGGACTGGTATATGGTGTGGCCGGAGCCTTGATGGTCATCCATCTGCTCAAACCAAACCTCGTCCAGGGCTGA
- the LOC125647488 gene encoding uncharacterized protein LOC125647488 encodes MEKSRRTSVDRKGIQSLFIPTVPKIVFETSETCGPEVTGSTIPHSHSAGELAIANEGSHLQNRTGSTQFPSSESSESSSRSTLDLYCSPRLQRRTVFQFNQDDIDQSWTEAMVSRRSSNTLGPGNKIGSTLSLTSECTARSIGLISNDSSSDSTQFSDKLEHMKQKQNYLRRYASNPEKNQKEPVDIAVQRSTKSFSNFQSENQRTSDVGSDSMDDSLCDYITAREVQEQMKRFSTTNSNENSTNNLITMVTDDSEMKEGRIRQWLTNIAVNDGSPL; translated from the coding sequence ATGGAGAAGTCAAGAAGAACTTCTGTAGACCGGAAGGGCATCCAATCTTTGTTTATCCCGACCGTTCCAAAGATTGTGTTTGAGACCTCAGAGACATGCGGACCAGAAGTCACCGGCAGTACGATCCCTCACTCTCATTCTGCGGGCGAGCTAGCCATCGCCAACGAAGGTAGTCATTTACAGAATCGCACCGGAAGTACGCAGTTTCCGTCGTCTGAAAGCAGTGAATCTAGCTCTCGATCCACTCTAGACCTGTACTGCTCGCCTCGACTTCAGAGACGTACAGTATTCCAATTTAACCAAGATGATATTGACCAATCGTGGACGGAAGCCATGGTTTCCCGGAGATCATCAAACACATTGGGACCCGGAAACAAAATCGGAAGCACATTGTCGCTGACGAGCGAATGTACTGCCAGAAGTATAGGCCTCATCTCGAACGATTCATCCTCCGATAGCACGCAATTTTCCGACAAACTGGAACACATGAAACAAAAACAGAACTATCTCCGGCGGTATGCCTCGAACCCGGAGAAGAATCAGAAGGAACCCGTGGACATTGCCGTACAGAGGAGCACCAAGTCTTTCAGTAATTTTCAGTCGGAGAATCAAAGAACTAGTGACGTAGGGAGCGACAGTATGGATGACAGCTTGTGTGATTACATCACAGCGCGGGAAGTTCAAGAACAGATGAAACGCTTTTCGACGACTAACTCTAATGAAAACTCTACAAATAATCTTATCACCATGGTAACGGATGACTCGGAAATGAAGGAAGGACGAATAAGACAATGGTTGACTAATATAGCCGTAAATGATGGGTCTCCGTTATAA